One genomic segment of Cellulophaga sp. HaHaR_3_176 includes these proteins:
- the rpmB gene encoding 50S ribosomal protein L28 — MSKVCEITGKRAMFGNNVSFSINKTRRRFDVNLSKKRFYIPEEDRWVTLKVSARALKSINKKGISAVLKEAKANGLIK, encoded by the coding sequence ATGTCAAAAGTTTGCGAAATTACTGGAAAAAGAGCTATGTTTGGAAATAACGTATCATTTTCCATTAACAAAACAAGGAGAAGATTCGATGTGAATCTTTCCAAAAAACGTTTCTACATCCCTGAAGAAGACCGTTGGGTTACTTTAAAAGTATCTGCAAGGGCGTTGAAATCTATCAATAAAAAAGGGATTTCTGCAGTTTTGAAAGAAGCTAAAGCTAATGGATTAATTAAGTAA
- the rpmG gene encoding 50S ribosomal protein L33: MAKKGNRIQVILECTEHKESGQPGTSRYITTKNKKNTPDRIEIKKFNPILKRMTVHKEIK, translated from the coding sequence ATGGCTAAGAAAGGCAATAGAATCCAAGTGATATTGGAATGTACGGAGCATAAAGAATCAGGACAGCCTGGTACTTCAAGATACATTACAACGAAAAACAAAAAGAACACTCCTGATAGAATTGAGATTAAGAAATTTAATCCAATTTTAAAAAGAATGACTGTTCATAAAGAAATTAAATAA
- a CDS encoding DUF4295 domain-containing protein yields MAKKTVASLQTSSKRLTKAIKMIKSPKSGAYTFSESVMNPEEVSDWLNKK; encoded by the coding sequence ATGGCAAAGAAAACAGTAGCAAGTTTACAAACCAGCTCAAAAAGATTAACTAAAGCTATAAAAATGATTAAGTCTCCTAAATCAGGTGCTTATACATTTAGCGAGTCAGTTATGAATCCTGAAGAGGTTAGTGATTGGTTGAACAAAAAATAA
- the ftsY gene encoding signal recognition particle-docking protein FtsY, translated as MSLFKNIFSSKKKETLDKGLEKTKSSFFGKLSKAVAGKSKVDDDVLDNLEEILVSSDVGVNTTLKIIQGIEARVAKDKYVGTDELNLILREEIARLLSETNSGEDVEFTIPKNKKPYVIMVVGVNGVGKTTTIGKLAYQFKKKGLKVVLGAGDTFRAAAIDQLQIWADRVDVPIVKQQMGSDPASVAFDTLSSAVTQDADVVIIDTAGRLHNKINLMNELSKVSRVMQKVVPDTPNDVLLVLDGSTGQNAFEQAKQFTKATNVTALAVTKLDGTAKGGVVIGISDQFKIPVKYIGVGEGIEDLQVFNKHEFVDSFFSNK; from the coding sequence ATGAGTTTATTTAAAAATATTTTTTCTTCTAAAAAGAAAGAAACCTTAGATAAAGGTTTGGAGAAAACTAAATCGTCTTTTTTTGGAAAACTTAGTAAAGCCGTTGCTGGAAAATCTAAGGTAGATGATGATGTTTTAGATAATTTAGAAGAAATTTTAGTTAGTTCTGATGTTGGAGTAAATACAACTCTTAAAATTATTCAAGGTATTGAGGCTCGTGTAGCTAAAGATAAATATGTTGGTACTGATGAGTTAAATCTTATTTTAAGAGAAGAAATAGCAAGACTACTTTCTGAAACTAACTCAGGCGAAGATGTAGAGTTTACCATTCCTAAAAATAAAAAGCCATATGTAATAATGGTTGTAGGGGTTAATGGAGTAGGTAAAACTACTACTATAGGTAAGTTAGCATATCAGTTTAAGAAAAAAGGTTTAAAAGTAGTTTTAGGTGCTGGTGACACCTTTAGAGCGGCAGCTATAGATCAATTACAAATTTGGGCTGATAGAGTTGATGTCCCTATTGTAAAGCAACAAATGGGTAGCGACCCTGCTTCGGTAGCTTTTGACACTCTTAGTTCTGCAGTTACACAAGATGCTGATGTTGTTATTATAGATACAGCAGGTAGGTTGCATAATAAAATTAACTTAATGAATGAGCTTTCTAAAGTTAGTAGGGTAATGCAAAAGGTTGTACCTGATACACCTAATGATGTGCTCTTAGTTTTAGACGGTTCTACTGGTCAAAATGCATTTGAGCAAGCAAAGCAATTTACAAAAGCTACAAATGTTACTGCTTTAGCTGTTACTAAATTAGATGGTACGGCAAAAGGAGGGGTTGTAATTGGTATTTCTGACCAATTTAAAATTCCTGTTAAGTATATAGGTGTAGGTGAAGGTATTGAAGATCTTCAAGTATTTAATAAACATGAGTTTGTAGATTCTTTTTTTAGTAATAAATAA
- a CDS encoding amidase family protein codes for MNKLLILGMLTLIFSCKNNSHVKEEKVIWEPYNDSLEVAGNKNHEIERMQFKLVQSKILDKNEVFLPLYNEVSEIKEKDYLKWKDYILEKDIPTIQSYITNGDLSYEELTLFYLYRIYKYELNNSTTLNTILALNENVIEEARALDLEFKKSESIKRHPIYGMPILLKDNIDTYGMNTTAGAIALIGNKTDDAFIVEQLKSNGALILGKVNLSEWAYFLCSGCPVGYSAVGGQTLNPYGRKVFETGGSSAGSGTSIAANYAVAAVGTETSGSILSPSSQNSVVGLKPTIGLLSRSGIVPISGTLDTPGPMTKNVVDNAILLSAMMGHDLTDSKSVPTDKNYIDAVMNNASLNGIRFGAFKNLIETDSIYALTIEKIKSSGGIVVAFTPEQVNLPGFLSILNIDMKNDLPGYIKANSKDKDAVKVTSIQDVIEFNNLDSITRIPYGQALFEGMVVDTTTAEQLEKIIKDLEIISRSYFDEVMDVNNLDAILSINNYHAGYAAVAKYPALTVPMGYKTTGEPISLTFIAKQYEEDKLLGLGSAFEMATKIRKMPSGYID; via the coding sequence ATGAATAAACTTCTTATTTTAGGAATGTTAACTTTAATTTTTTCATGCAAAAATAATTCTCATGTAAAAGAAGAGAAAGTTATTTGGGAACCTTATAACGATTCATTAGAGGTTGCTGGTAATAAAAATCATGAAATTGAGAGAATGCAATTTAAACTTGTTCAATCTAAAATTTTAGATAAAAACGAAGTGTTTTTACCACTATATAATGAGGTTTCAGAAATAAAAGAAAAAGATTATTTAAAATGGAAAGATTATATTTTAGAAAAAGATATTCCAACAATTCAATCTTATATAACTAATGGTGATTTGAGTTATGAAGAATTAACTCTTTTTTATTTATACAGAATATATAAATATGAACTTAATAATTCTACAACATTAAATACTATTCTAGCTTTAAATGAAAATGTTATTGAAGAAGCAAGGGCTTTAGATTTAGAATTTAAAAAATCAGAATCAATTAAGCGACACCCTATATATGGTATGCCTATTTTATTAAAAGATAATATAGATACTTATGGAATGAACACTACAGCCGGTGCTATAGCATTGATTGGTAATAAAACCGATGACGCATTTATAGTAGAACAATTAAAAAGTAATGGGGCTCTAATTTTAGGAAAGGTAAATTTAAGTGAATGGGCATATTTTTTGTGTTCAGGATGCCCAGTTGGCTATAGTGCTGTGGGTGGTCAAACTTTAAACCCTTATGGGCGTAAAGTTTTTGAAACAGGTGGTTCTAGTGCGGGTAGTGGAACTTCAATAGCAGCGAACTATGCTGTGGCTGCTGTAGGAACAGAAACATCAGGTTCTATTTTATCTCCTTCAAGTCAAAATTCCGTTGTAGGGTTAAAGCCTACTATTGGCTTGTTAAGTAGATCGGGAATAGTGCCTATTTCAGGCACGTTAGATACACCTGGTCCTATGACGAAAAATGTTGTTGATAATGCTATTTTATTATCAGCGATGATGGGTCATGATTTAACGGATAGTAAATCGGTACCGACTGATAAAAACTATATAGATGCTGTTATGAATAACGCTTCGTTAAATGGTATACGATTTGGTGCATTCAAAAATTTGATTGAAACAGATAGTATTTATGCTTTAACTATAGAGAAAATTAAATCTTCTGGTGGTATTGTAGTAGCGTTTACTCCTGAACAAGTAAATCTACCTGGTTTTTTGAGTATTTTAAATATAGATATGAAAAATGATTTACCAGGTTACATTAAGGCAAATTCAAAAGATAAAGATGCTGTTAAAGTTACATCCATTCAAGATGTTATTGAGTTTAATAATTTAGATTCGATTACGAGAATACCATACGGACAAGCTTTGTTTGAGGGTATGGTTGTTGATACTACAACAGCAGAACAATTAGAAAAAATAATTAAAGATTTGGAAATTATCAGTCGATCTTATTTTGATGAGGTAATGGATGTAAATAATTTAGATGCAATATTGAGTATTAATAATTATCATGCAGGTTATGCAGCTGTTGCAAAATACCCAGCATTGACGGTGCCTATGGGGTATAAAACTACAGGAGAACCAATAAGCTTAACATTTATAGCAAAACAATACGAAGAAGATAAATTATTAGGCTTAGGCTCAGCTTTTGAAATGGCTACAAAAATTAGAAAGATGCCATCTGGTTATATAGATTAA
- the rimO gene encoding 30S ribosomal protein S12 methylthiotransferase RimO: MRTKTLKKNKINVVTLGCSKNVYDSEVLMGQLKANNKEVVHEGEGNIVVINTCGFIANAKEESVNTILDFVQKKEEGVVDKVFVTGCLSERYKPDLQKEIPNVDEYFGTTELPNLLKALGADYKHELIGERLTTTPKNYAYLKIAEGCDRPCSFCAIPLMRGKHKSTPIENLVIEAEKLAAKGVKELILIAQDLTYYGLDIYKKRNLAELLKELVKVDGIDWIRLHYAFPTGFPMDVLEVMRNEPKVCNYLDIPLQHISDSILKSMRRGTTQVKTTKLLQEFRAAVPEMAIRTTLIVGYPGETEEDYQTLKAWVEEMRFERLGCFTYSHEENTHAFSLVDDVPEEVKQQRASEIMEIQSQISWELNQEKIGQTLRCIIDRKEGQHFIGRTEFDSPDVDNEVLIDASKHYLKVGDFVNIKITEAADFDLYGDPAIA; the protein is encoded by the coding sequence ATGCGCACAAAAACACTTAAAAAGAATAAAATAAATGTAGTTACCCTTGGTTGCTCTAAGAATGTATATGATTCTGAAGTGCTAATGGGGCAATTAAAGGCGAACAACAAAGAAGTTGTTCATGAAGGAGAAGGTAATATAGTTGTAATAAATACTTGTGGTTTTATAGCTAACGCTAAAGAAGAAAGTGTTAATACTATATTAGATTTTGTTCAGAAGAAAGAAGAAGGTGTTGTTGATAAGGTTTTTGTAACAGGTTGCTTAAGTGAGCGTTATAAACCAGATCTTCAAAAGGAAATACCAAATGTAGATGAATATTTTGGTACTACTGAGTTGCCGAATCTTTTAAAGGCATTAGGTGCAGATTATAAGCATGAGTTAATCGGTGAACGTTTAACTACTACACCTAAAAATTATGCATATTTAAAGATAGCAGAAGGATGTGATAGACCTTGTTCTTTTTGTGCTATTCCTTTAATGAGAGGGAAACATAAAAGTACACCTATTGAAAATTTAGTTATCGAGGCTGAAAAATTAGCAGCTAAAGGTGTAAAAGAATTGATATTAATAGCTCAAGATTTAACATATTATGGGTTAGATATTTATAAGAAAAGAAATTTAGCAGAGCTTTTAAAAGAACTTGTAAAAGTAGATGGTATCGATTGGATTCGTTTGCATTATGCTTTCCCTACAGGTTTTCCGATGGATGTTTTAGAGGTAATGAGAAATGAGCCTAAGGTTTGTAACTATTTAGATATTCCTTTGCAACATATTTCAGATAGTATACTTAAAAGTATGCGAAGAGGAACTACGCAGGTAAAAACAACTAAATTATTACAAGAGTTTAGAGCTGCGGTACCAGAAATGGCGATTAGAACAACCTTAATTGTTGGTTATCCAGGAGAAACAGAAGAAGATTATCAAACCTTAAAAGCTTGGGTAGAAGAAATGCGTTTTGAGCGTTTAGGTTGTTTTACTTATAGTCATGAAGAAAATACACATGCATTTTCTTTAGTTGATGATGTTCCTGAAGAAGTAAAACAACAGAGGGCTTCTGAAATTATGGAGATACAATCTCAAATTTCATGGGAGTTAAATCAAGAAAAAATAGGTCAAACTTTACGTTGTATTATCGATAGAAAAGAAGGACAGCATTTTATCGGAAGAACAGAGTTTGATTCTCCAGATGTAGATAATGAAGTTTTAATTGATGCGTCAAAACACTATCTAAAAGTTGGCGACTTCGTTAATATAAAAATTACAGAAGCCGCAGATTTCGATTTATACGGTGACCCTGCTATAGCTTAG
- a CDS encoding DUF3999 family protein → MIQKANNIVVIFLLFSTFLSAQIDQYNYKREIHDITEKWHSIPLPNDIFEKTRNDLSDIRIFGVSKKDTTEAPYILNIKNSNVENVFVDFKPLNSSHNNNGYYYSYEITNKEVINEIELNFDTTNFEYTITLEASQNQKEWFILKENYRILSIKNEYTNYSFTTLKFENSSYKYYRVRINTKKDPKLKGARIYKNQKTLANYISHDIKNIESNFSNKISTITVDLEKAVPISYIQLAIDNTNDYYRPIQILYANDSVQTEKGLKYNYRILNSGVLSSLESNEFRFSSIKTKKFKIIIDQQDNEPIEVSNINIKGFQHELITRFTKTATYYLVYGKNLSNKPNYDISSIPNSIPKNNPIVSLDKEIAITKIDKEQTKPLFENKKWLWGIMLVIIAVITWFTIGMIKKS, encoded by the coding sequence ATGATTCAAAAAGCGAATAATATAGTAGTGATTTTTCTATTATTCAGCACTTTTTTAAGTGCTCAAATAGATCAGTACAACTACAAACGCGAAATACATGACATTACAGAAAAATGGCACAGTATACCGTTACCTAATGATATTTTTGAAAAGACAAGAAACGACTTATCTGATATTAGAATATTTGGAGTATCAAAAAAAGACACCACGGAAGCTCCTTATATTTTAAATATAAAGAACAGTAATGTCGAAAATGTTTTTGTCGACTTTAAACCTTTAAACTCAAGTCACAATAACAATGGGTACTACTATTCTTATGAAATTACGAATAAGGAAGTTATTAATGAAATTGAATTAAATTTTGACACTACAAATTTTGAGTACACAATTACCCTAGAAGCTAGCCAAAACCAAAAAGAATGGTTTATATTAAAAGAAAACTACCGAATTTTATCTATTAAAAATGAGTATACCAACTATAGTTTTACGACTCTTAAGTTCGAAAATTCTTCATATAAATATTACAGAGTACGAATTAATACTAAAAAGGATCCGAAATTAAAAGGTGCCAGAATTTATAAGAATCAAAAAACTTTGGCTAATTATATTTCTCATGACATTAAAAATATAGAAAGTAACTTTAGTAATAAAATATCTACAATTACTGTAGATTTAGAAAAAGCAGTACCCATAAGTTATATACAGCTAGCTATAGACAACACTAACGACTATTACCGACCTATTCAAATACTATATGCGAATGATAGTGTGCAAACAGAAAAAGGTTTGAAATACAATTATAGAATTTTAAACTCTGGAGTTTTGAGCTCATTAGAAAGCAATGAATTTAGGTTTAGTTCAATAAAAACTAAGAAATTTAAAATAATTATTGATCAGCAAGACAACGAACCAATTGAAGTTTCAAATATCAACATAAAAGGCTTCCAACACGAGCTAATTACGAGATTCACTAAGACTGCAACCTATTATTTAGTTTACGGAAAAAACTTAAGCAATAAACCAAATTATGATATTAGCTCAATACCTAATTCCATACCAAAAAACAACCCTATAGTATCTTTAGATAAGGAAATAGCAATTACCAAAATTGATAAAGAACAAACAAAGCCACTTTTTGAAAACAAAAAATGGCTTTGGGGTATTATGTTAGTAATTATCGCTGTAATTACATGGTTTACTATTGGTATGATCAAAAAAAGCTAA
- a CDS encoding DUF2339 domain-containing protein has product MDNNQDYIKSLEEKLDILLTKQEGFAKELMSLYKQIENLKKGDISLQTPKQEEIKLVKEKVTPIELVPEKIVEDINTIAPKPIETPKTQARPTIKNITKPKGKSNIEKFIGENLINKIGILITVIGVVIGAKYSIENNLISPLTRIVLGYIFGLTLLGFGIKLKVKYLNYSAVLVSGAIAILYFITFAGYSLYGLFPQLMAFGLMLLLTVFTIVAALNYNKQIIAHIGLVGAYAVPFLLSNNSGDVFSLFCYVAIINIGILIVSIKKYWKPLYYSSFTFTWLIYTAWLFIKYRDEKFAIAFGFLSLFFLIFYITFISYKLIKKEQFNAGDVVILFLNSFVYYGLGFYILSDHQTGKELLGVFTLANAVTHFVMATVIFKQKLADKKLFYLITALVLTFITITIPVQLDGSWVTVLWATEAAILYWFGVTKNISIYKKLSYILTSLAFVSLIEDWNYNYDTYIKGDLESRITPLLNINFLSSLIVIVSFGFMLWLTVSKKYKTETSNLKINKIISVCLSILLLIVTYCAFYIEISSYWSQLFEDSIISFTDSDSYVSNTYNYNLIDFKYLWLFNYTVLFFTILSFINIRIIKNRSLGLSNLISNLVVVFGFLCVGLYTISELRGNYLLESSSEYYQIGKFNIIVRYISLALLGLLIYLSQLYTKQKFMKVGLKVSFEIITHTATIWVLSSELLHWMDLAGMSGSYKMNLSILWGAYSLFLISIGIWKQKKHLRIAGISLFGVTLVKLFFYDIADLDTISKIIVLVSLGLLLLVISFLYNKYTKQIENDSKSE; this is encoded by the coding sequence ATGGACAACAACCAAGACTACATAAAAAGTTTAGAAGAAAAGCTAGATATACTCTTAACCAAACAAGAAGGTTTTGCAAAAGAACTAATGAGTCTTTACAAACAGATTGAAAATCTCAAAAAAGGTGATATTAGCTTACAAACTCCTAAACAGGAAGAAATAAAACTAGTTAAAGAAAAAGTAACACCAATAGAGCTTGTTCCTGAAAAAATAGTTGAAGATATAAATACAATAGCTCCAAAACCAATTGAAACGCCTAAAACACAGGCTAGACCTACTATTAAAAACATAACTAAGCCTAAAGGAAAATCTAACATTGAAAAGTTTATTGGCGAAAACTTAATTAATAAAATAGGTATTTTAATTACCGTTATAGGTGTTGTTATAGGTGCTAAATATAGTATTGAAAATAATTTGATTAGCCCATTAACCCGCATCGTTTTAGGGTATATTTTTGGTTTAACATTATTAGGTTTCGGAATAAAATTAAAAGTCAAATATTTAAATTATAGTGCTGTATTAGTTAGTGGTGCTATTGCCATTCTTTACTTTATCACTTTTGCAGGTTATAGTTTATATGGCCTTTTCCCACAATTAATGGCATTTGGACTAATGCTATTACTCACCGTATTTACAATTGTAGCTGCACTAAATTACAACAAGCAAATTATAGCACACATAGGACTTGTTGGTGCTTATGCAGTACCTTTTTTACTAAGTAATAATTCTGGAGACGTTTTTTCACTTTTCTGTTATGTAGCTATAATTAACATCGGAATATTAATCGTTTCTATAAAAAAGTATTGGAAACCTCTTTATTATTCATCATTTACATTTACTTGGTTAATATACACGGCATGGTTGTTTATAAAATATAGAGATGAAAAGTTTGCTATTGCATTTGGTTTTTTAAGCCTCTTTTTTTTAATTTTCTATATTACATTTATCAGCTATAAATTAATAAAGAAAGAACAGTTTAACGCAGGTGATGTTGTAATCTTATTCCTAAACTCTTTTGTTTATTACGGGTTGGGGTTTTACATACTTTCTGATCACCAAACAGGAAAAGAACTTTTAGGCGTCTTTACCTTAGCCAATGCTGTTACACATTTTGTAATGGCGACAGTTATTTTTAAACAAAAATTAGCAGACAAAAAACTATTCTATTTAATTACAGCACTGGTTCTTACATTTATTACAATTACAATTCCCGTACAATTAGATGGTAGCTGGGTTACCGTTTTATGGGCAACTGAAGCTGCAATTCTATACTGGTTTGGAGTTACCAAAAACATATCTATTTACAAAAAACTATCTTACATACTAACATCTTTAGCCTTTGTTAGCCTTATTGAAGATTGGAATTACAATTACGATACCTATATAAAAGGTGATTTAGAAAGTAGAATAACTCCTCTTTTAAACATTAACTTCTTAAGCTCTTTAATTGTTATTGTTTCTTTTGGCTTCATGCTTTGGTTAACTGTTTCAAAAAAATATAAAACAGAAACTAGTAATTTAAAAATTAATAAGATTATCTCAGTATGTTTATCTATACTACTACTTATTGTAACTTATTGTGCTTTTTATATTGAAATATCAAGTTATTGGAGTCAATTATTTGAAGACTCTATAATCTCCTTTACCGATTCAGATTCTTATGTTTCTAATACATATAATTACAATTTAATCGATTTCAAATATCTTTGGCTTTTTAATTACACGGTTTTATTTTTCACAATCTTATCATTCATCAATATTAGAATTATAAAAAACAGATCTCTTGGTCTTTCAAACTTGATAAGCAACTTAGTAGTCGTTTTTGGTTTTCTATGCGTTGGTTTATATACCATAAGCGAACTTAGAGGCAATTACCTGTTAGAAAGTTCATCTGAATACTATCAAATTGGAAAATTTAATATCATTGTCCGTTATATATCACTTGCTTTGTTAGGTTTACTTATCTACCTATCGCAACTATATACCAAGCAAAAGTTTATGAAAGTAGGCCTAAAAGTTTCTTTTGAAATTATAACACATACTGCTACTATATGGGTACTTAGTAGTGAACTCTTACATTGGATGGACCTAGCAGGCATGTCTGGCTCATACAAAATGAACTTAAGCATTTTATGGGGTGCATATTCATTGTTTTTAATAAGTATAGGTATTTGGAAACAGAAAAAACATCTTAGAATTGCAGGTATATCGCTTTTCGGGGTTACTCTGGTAAAACTTTTCTTTTATGACATTGCTGACTTAGATACAATCTCAAAAATTATTGTACTCGTATCTTTAGGCTTATTATTATTGGTAATTTCTTTTCTTTATAACAAATACACTAAACAGATTGAAAATGATTCAAAAAGCGAATAA
- a CDS encoding serine hydrolase, with amino-acid sequence MKQFIALFLSAICFLSCKKEIDTTPPLKKALNSTSPNIKRVIDSLEQHEVQIKFTQIDRKNDSIVFTDYSFQSDSNNYFYPASSVKLPVAILALEKLNSIQNFDRNTTFYVEGDTIETTMAIEIAKIFAISDNKAYNRLFEFLGQDEINTRLKNKGIENVRISHRIATLNADEITTKPLIFYLNDSTTTYLKKIINTPLQSLKLNQIKKGDAHIDEDDELLNEPFDFSLKNYYSINAQHQVLKRILFPEKFSNQERFNITEKQREFILNAIQSLPKDLGYTSDEYYDSYAKFFMFGDSKKPIPANIKIYNKIGYAYGTLTDCAYIKDIDNNIEFLLTATILVNKNHTFNDDNYEYDVVGIPFMAELGRELYTSELERKK; translated from the coding sequence GAAAGCTTTAAACTCTACTTCTCCCAACATAAAAAGAGTTATAGATAGTTTAGAACAGCATGAAGTACAAATAAAATTCACTCAAATAGATCGTAAAAACGATAGTATAGTTTTTACAGATTACTCATTTCAATCTGATTCAAACAACTATTTCTACCCAGCAAGTAGTGTTAAACTACCCGTTGCCATTTTAGCATTAGAAAAACTAAACTCTATTCAAAACTTTGATCGTAATACTACTTTTTATGTAGAAGGAGATACAATTGAAACAACTATGGCAATTGAAATTGCTAAAATATTCGCCATTAGTGACAATAAAGCGTATAATAGATTATTTGAATTTTTAGGACAAGATGAAATAAATACCCGTTTGAAAAACAAAGGGATTGAGAATGTTAGAATCTCTCATAGAATAGCAACACTTAATGCTGATGAGATTACTACTAAACCATTAATTTTTTATTTAAACGACAGCACAACTACTTATTTAAAAAAAATAATTAACACCCCACTACAATCTTTAAAGCTTAATCAAATAAAAAAGGGGGATGCACATATAGATGAAGATGATGAACTTTTAAACGAACCTTTTGATTTTAGTTTAAAAAATTATTATTCCATTAATGCGCAACATCAAGTTTTAAAAAGAATATTATTTCCTGAAAAATTCTCAAATCAAGAAAGATTTAATATTACAGAAAAACAAAGAGAATTTATTTTAAACGCTATACAGAGCTTACCTAAAGATTTAGGATATACTAGCGATGAATATTACGATAGCTATGCAAAATTTTTTATGTTTGGGGATTCTAAAAAGCCAATACCTGCTAATATTAAAATATATAATAAAATTGGTTATGCTTATGGCACACTAACCGATTGCGCTTACATTAAGGATATTGACAATAATATTGAATTTCTACTAACAGCGACCATATTGGTAAACAAAAACCATACTTTTAACGATGATAATTACGAGTACGATGTTGTTGGCATTCCTTTTATGGCTGAATTAGGAAGAGAACTCTATACCTCTGAGTTAGAACGCAAAAAATAA